GCCAAGATCCGCGAAGCAGCCAACGTGATTCCCGTGGTTTGGGCTCCCAGCATGAGCACCACCGTCAACTTGACGATGAAGCTCTGCGAGATCGCAGCAGAGGCCCTGAAGGACGTCCCTGGCGGCGCCGATGTCGAAATCCTTGAACGGCATCACCGCTTCAAAGAAGACAGCCCCAGCGGAACCGCTTTAAGATTTGGTGAACTTATCGCCAATAAGATGGGAATTACGCGTCACATTCATGGCCGCGAAGGACGCCCCGGGGCTCGGCCGCATGACGAAATCGCCTATCACGCTATCCGAACCGGCGATAATCCCGGGGAACACACGATTATCTTCGGCCTGCTAGGCGAAACGATGGAACTGACCGTCCGCGCCAGCAATCGCGATTGCTACGCCAGCGGAGCGCTCCAAGCCGCCAAGTTCGCAGCAGGCAAGCCGCCAGGGCTGTACAATATGAACGACGTGCTGGGACTGTAGGTTAACAATCCCCTTGGATCTACAGACCAATGACAACGGCATACAAATTGATAAAGCTCCAGTTCACTTGAAATAGGTACTCAGAATGGACTTCCTTGCCACAGAGTTCGTAAGAGTACTTTATGCGTTACTGCCTGGATTCTTTGCTAGTTGGATTTTTTACGGCCTAACAGCGCACCCCAAACAAACCCCATTTGAGAGAGTAGTTCAAGCACTTATCTTTACTGCTATCGTCCGCTTCTTCGTAGTACCAACCAGAT
The window above is part of the Bremerella cremea genome. Proteins encoded here:
- the dapB gene encoding 4-hydroxy-tetrahydrodipicolinate reductase; the protein is MPTKVAINGAAGRMGQRLVALGCQDKSLELVACFEYSGHPKFGQDAGNVAGVGELGLYLVDHTDESYDAIIDFSVPEGAHAAVERAVTAKAALVMATTGLKEEHKAKIREAANVIPVVWAPSMSTTVNLTMKLCEIAAEALKDVPGGADVEILERHHRFKEDSPSGTALRFGELIANKMGITRHIHGREGRPGARPHDEIAYHAIRTGDNPGEHTIIFGLLGETMELTVRASNRDCYASGALQAAKFAAGKPPGLYNMNDVLGL